The following are encoded together in the Bactrocera neohumeralis isolate Rockhampton chromosome 6, APGP_CSIRO_Bneo_wtdbg2-racon-allhic-juicebox.fasta_v2, whole genome shotgun sequence genome:
- the LOC126763739 gene encoding GATOR complex protein Iml1 isoform X3, producing the protein MKHYKLNTHQKSYSDADLLINQKEHPDTKIGDVVEVYDREDENSRLLLQITKFNDLRRDEISIEAGIATQFNLRKFAYVFMRRVNASDVALDSIEIAFKDQYMGRSEMWRLKTYLTDTCVYINKKIENIEMQIRCQVYEMWAQGERVSCGVITEETKIVFRSSTSMVYLFLQMSSEMWDFDIHGDLYFEKAVNGFLTELFHKWKKLGCNHEVTIVLFSRTFYAAKSLDEFPDHMRDCLQLDYKGRYYEDFYRVAIQNERNEDWCTVLTQLRKLFTSYESTVLRYHEREGVSIPAATNSTAAQGNFLEVLNISLNTFEKHYLDRTFDRTGQLSVVITPGVGVFEVDRELTNITKQRIIDNGVGSDLVCVGEQPLHAVPLLKFHNKDTSLTSADDYSLPHWINLSFYSTNKKVAYSNFIPRIKLPPIVANITLNKENRESEKHFLSCNQSEYIHNSLFDYDAYDEQIFQPPPAQSTCSLQRVIRAKKTSVPSFETSAYRNHDWENLTPTKIPNLRRKMSDPDIYHGTSGMLAALTDSPNLSESLASDKNSRRSIVSIAPIVRPGRALINPFDPSHVTIKLTSNRRRWTHIFPKGPTGVLIQQHHYQAVPAKPHNLSYSNIINNDNEYASGFSTFDYDHTFTCSSLNKSFTSSNDCDKNEFLKKRNNSLLNNSPNNVTTGAAVPTKSFLWGATGEQEWTPAITTANAKMGKHLNPIVETEAPTKNQSAKADGRGKVIIGVDWKSLTIPACLPITTDYFPDKRSLHNDYVISDYTLLPDDVNFDYANSRAVYRKPLSTEEVFREIVSQRLAQGFQLIVLEEKNTQPAQAPCCGGYKQQKPSSVLGIIAPTEVMKEYLLSIGRIFHRITLIGSVITVTGYRPRHPYPPINVDYRYRFHAPQHETYEISGVNFTTEKLENFNWNYMDHYICTRGDRDYPLMESLKYWRYRMYLLPTDNLAMKKIIEYGSQRCDIYTDLAVDNTKRQVEDFMRFMEVHINKLKRQRIHGLVNSPFRERVGSNRLPEKRPSFISKPVMKVDRGRISPAADAAAIALNNDLSHKEDQDDGFASEVKLRPNSDLNEILEAMKHPITGVAFFTQTPNLPCYTFVSHEALLWLKSRLDNNKNPLDILEAMRREKMICHASGDLDRQIIPGFYLYFIVQQEKPIKEVPKPLLDLSAFENEWMEIELQGCNHLWTDETKIPNIPTFLREIPSAQSWADYSQNKKIYRHSHLEINVNQKSERMEWGHVKYHTVMQPGYAFEIVVEWVTASGPIVGDLIWSWTRKANHCNYELISVPADPMAEPFTEKSDPLRGPIFIPLSEKFLNGKSVMFAEFAEESRADRMLLFQEAILARFGFLPCVIEKKYSFNKDVPKEYQYVHCSGHMFVLIRCSKNNYQFESPSRQEANVTRCVYGHTNNTNVPKKVGFLWAWNHMIPNKKWKSLVIKNSQDGELFQLKMLKDFRDFCSDADERLTKFWEHCHELKRKSLKMDNIVEGKVK; encoded by the exons ATGAAACACTACAAATTAAATACACATCAAAAGTCCTACAGCG ATGCGGATTTGCTGATTAATCAAAAGGAGCATCCTGACACAAAAATAGGGGATGTGGTCGAGGTTTATGACCGCGAAGATGAAAATTCTAGATTATTATTGCAAATTACCAAATTTAACGATCTTCGCCGTGACGAAATTAGCATTGAGGCAGGCATTGCTACTCAGTTCAATTTAAGAAAGTTTGCCTATGTTTTTATGCGACGAGTGAATGCAAGTGATGTAGCTCTTGATTCAATTGAAATTGCGTTTAAAGATCAATATATGGGAAGATCCGAAATGTGGCGTTTGAAAACATATTTG ACGGACACttgtgtttatataaataaaaaaatcgaaaatattgaaatgcaaATTCGTTGTCAAGTTTATGAGATGTGGGCTCAAGGTGAACGCGTTTCCTGTGGAGTAATAACGGAAGAAACAAAGATTGTATTCCGCAGTAGTACTTCAATGGTATACttgtttttgcaaatgtcatCAGAAATGTGGGATTTCGACATACACGGCGATTTATATTTCGAAAAGGCGGTTAACGGGTTCCTTACTGAACTATTTCATAAGTGGAAGAAATTGGGCTGCAATCACGAAGTGACGATTGTATTGTTTTCTCGTACATTTTATGCTGCGAAATCACTTGACGAGTTTCCAGATCATATGCGCGATTGCCTTCAATTGGATTATAAAGGCCGTTATTATGAGGATTTTTATCGTGTTGCTATTCAAAATGAACGCAATGAAGATTGGTGCACTGTATTGACACAGTTACGCAAACTTTTTACATCATACGAATCAACGGTGCTGCGTTATCATGAGCGTGAGGGTGTATCCATTCCCGCAGCTACTAATTCCACAGCGGCTCAAGGAAACTTCCTGGAAGTattgaatatttcattaaacACTTTCGAGAAACACTATCTGGATAGGACATTTGACCGAACGGGTCAACTGTCTGTCGTTATCACACCTGGTGTTGGGGTATTTGAAGTCGACAGAGAACTTACGAATATTACTAAGCAGCGG ATAATTGATAATGGCGTTGGTAGCGATTTAGTATGTGTAGGAGAGCAACCTTTACACGCTGTtccacttttaaaatttcacaacaaGGACACTTCTCTAACCTCAGCAGATGATTATTCACTCCCACATTGGATAAATTTGAGCTTTTactcaacaaacaaaaaagtggcATACTCAAATTTTATACCGCGCATTAAATTACCACCAATTGTTGCAAATATCACATTAAATAAGGAAAACAGA gaaagtgaaaaacattttttgagttgCAACCAAtctgaatatatacataattcatTGTTTGATTATGATGCCTATGATGAGCAAATATTTCAGCCTCCACCAGCTCAAAGCACTTG TTCGTTGCAGCGAGTTATACGTGCTAAAAAGACTTCCGTACCTAGCTTTGAGACGTCAGCCTACCGAAACCATGATTGGGAGAATTTAACACCTACCAAAATTCCAAACTTGCGACGTAAAATGTCTGATCCAGATATATATCATGGTACATCAGGAATGCTAGCTGCTTtg ACTGATTCGCCCAACTTGTCTGAATCATTAGCTTCTGATAAGAATTCACGACGTTCTATTGTTTCAATTGCGCCTATCGTTCGCCCGGGGCGGGCATTAATCAACCCATTCGATCCATCTCACGTTACAATAAAACTCACTTCGAATCGTCGACGCTGGACGCACATATTCCCAAAG ggACCTACCGGTGTTCTAATACAACAACATCATTACCAAGCCGTACCTGCCAAACCCCACAATTTAAGCTAcagtaatattattaataacgaTAATGAATACGCTTCAGGATTTAGCACATTTGATTATGATCACACATTCACATGTTCTTCGTTAAACAAATCCTTTACATCAAGCAATGATTGCGATAAAAATGAAT TTCtcaaaaaacgaaataattcACTCTTGAACAATAGCCCAAATAATGTGACAACAGGCGCAGCAGTACCCACAAAAAGTTTCTTATGGGGCGCGACGGGAGAGCAGGAATGGACACCAGCTATAACAACAG CGAATGCAAAAATGGGAAAACACTTAAATCCTATTGTTGAAACCGAAGCTCCTACTAAAAATCAGAGCGCAAAGGCAGATGGCAGAGGAAAAGTAATAATAG GTGTGGATTGGAAATCGCTAACCATACCGGCTTGTTTGCCAATCACAACCGATTATTTCCcagataaacgttctctgcatAATGATTATGTTATATCTGATTATACGCTTCTGCCTGACGATGTAAATTTCGATTATGCTAATAGTAGAGCGGTGTATCGTAAACCTCTTTCTACGGAGGAGGTCTTTCGGGAGATTGTGTCCCAACGATTGGCGCAAGGCTTTCAGCTAATTGTGCTCGAGGAGAAGAATACCCAACCAGCACAGGCGCCATGCTGTGGCGGCTACAAACAACAGAAGCCATCTTCCGTTTTAGGAATTATTGCACCGACTGAAGTGATGAAGGAGTATTTGCTCTCTATTGGTCGAATATTTCACCGAATAACATTGATTGGATCCGTGATAACAGTCACTGGTTATCGGCCAAG acatcCTTATCCTCCCATTAACGTTGACTACCGTTATCGTTTTCATGCACCCCAACACGAGACTTATGAAATATCAGGTGTTAATTTTACGacggaaaaattagaaaatttcaatTGGAACTATATGGATCATTATATTTGTACGCGCGGTGACCGAGACTATCCTTTGATGGAG AGTCTGAAATATTGGCGTTACCGTATGTATTTACTACCCACTGATAACTTAGcgatgaaaaaaatcattgaatATGGAAGTCAACGCTGTGATATCTATACAGATCTAGCTGTGGACAATACAAAGAGACAGGTCGAAGACTTCATGCGTTTTATGGAAGTGCATATAAACAAACTGAAACGGCAGCGAATCCAT GGACTGGTGAATTCGCCCTTTCGTGAACGTGTTGGAAGCAATCGCCTACCGGAAAAACGACCAAG CTTTATCTCGAAACCTGTGATGAAAGTCGATCGTGGTCGCATATCGCCCGCGGCAGATGCAGCTGCAATAGcattaaataatgatttaagccACAAAGAGGATCAGGATGATGG ctTTGCGTCGGAGGTAAAATTACGCCCGAACTCCGACTTGAATGAAATCCTTGAAGCGATGAAGCATCCCATAACCGGTGTAGCTTTCTTCACTCAGACTCCTAACTTACCATGCTACACCTTTGTTTCACATGAGGCCTTGCTTTGGCTCAAGTCACGTttggacaacaacaaaaatccaTTAGACATATTAGAAGCCATGCGAAG AGAGAAAATGATTTGTCACGCTTCGGGAGATTTGGATAGGCAAATTATACCTGGgttttatctatattttataGTGCAACAAGAAAAACCGATAAAAG AGGTACCTAAACCTCTTTTGGATTTAAGTGCTTTTGAGAATGAGTGGATGGAGATCGAATTACAGGGGTGTAACCATTTGTGGACTGATGAAACGAAGATTCCGAATATACCTACATTCTTGCGAGAAATACCTTCTGCACAATCTTGGGCAGATTATAGCCAAAATA AAAAAATATACCGTCATTCCCATTTGGAAATCAATGTCAATCAAAAGAGCGAGCGTATGGAATGGGGTCATGTCAAGTATCATACTGTTATGCAACCCGGGTATGCTTTTGAAATAGTGGTTGAGTGGGTCACGGCATCCGGACCGATTGTGGGAGATTTG atttggaGCTGGACACGTAAAGCGAATCATTGCAATTATGAATTGATATCAGTTCCTGCTGATCCGATGGCAGAACCATTTACAGAAAAATCTGATCCACTCCGTGGTCCCATTTTCATACCGTTATCGGAGAAATTTTTAAACGGCAAGAGTGTTATGTTCGCCG AATTCGCTGAAGAGAGTAGAGCTGATCGTATGTTAttatttcaagaagctattctTGCAAGGTTCGGTTTTTTGCCATGTGTGATAGAAAAAAAGTATTCGTTTAACAAAGAT GTGCCTAAGGAATACCAATATGTACATTGTTCCGGACACATGTTTGTGCTTATTCg ttgttcaaaaaataactaTCAATTTGAGTCTCCGAGTCGACAAGAAGCGAACGTTACCCGATGTGTGTATGGGCACACAAATAATACTAATGTACCAAAGAAG gTTGGATTTTTATGGGCCTGGAATCACATGATTCCCAATAAGAAGTGGAAATCATTGGTAATTAAAAATTCGCAAGACGGTGAgctttttcaattgaaaatgcttaaagattttcgtgatttttgTTCGGATGCTGATGAGCGACTCACTAAATTCTGGGAACATTGCCATGAATTGAAgcgaaaatctttaaaaatggaTAATATTGTCGAAGGAAAGGTTAAATAG
- the LOC126763739 gene encoding GATOR complex protein Iml1 isoform X5, with product MKHYKLNTHQKSYSDADLLINQKEHPDTKIGDVVEVYDREDENSRLLLQITKFNDLRRDEISIEAGIATQFNLRKFAYVFMRRVNASDVALDSIEIAFKDQYMGRSEMWRLKTYLTDTCVYINKKIENIEMQIRCQVYEMWAQGERVSCGVITEETKIVFRSSTSMVYLFLQMSSEMWDFDIHGDLYFEKAVNGFLTELFHKWKKLGCNHEVTIVLFSRTFYAAKSLDEFPDHMRDCLQLDYKGRYYEDFYRVAIQNERNEDWCTVLTQLRKLFTSYESTVLRYHEREGVSIPAATNSTAAQGNFLEVLNISLNTFEKHYLDRTFDRTGQLSVVITPGVGVFEVDRELTNITKQRIIDNGVGSDLVCVGEQPLHAVPLLKFHNKDTSLTSADDYSLPHWINLSFYSTNKKVAYSNFIPRIKLPPIVANITLNKENRESEKHFLSCNQSEYIHNSLFDYDAYDEQIFQPPPAQSTCSLQRVIRAKKTSVPSFETSAYRNHDWENLTPTKIPNLRRKMSDPDIYHGTSGMLAALTDSPNLSESLASDKNSRRSIVSIAPIVRPGRALINPFDPSHVTIKLTSNRRRWTHIFPKGPTGVLIQQHHYQAVPAKPHNLSYSNIINNDNEYASGFSTFDYDHTFTCSSLNKSFTSSNDCDKNEFLKKRNNSLLNNSPNNVTTGAAVPTKSFLWGATGEQEWTPAITTGVDWKSLTIPACLPITTDYFPDKRSLHNDYVISDYTLLPDDVNFDYANSRAVYRKPLSTEEVFREIVSQRLAQGFQLIVLEEKNTQPAQAPCCGGYKQQKPSSVLGIIAPTEVMKEYLLSIGRIFHRITLIGSVITVTGYRPRHPYPPINVDYRYRFHAPQHETYEISGVNFTTEKLENFNWNYMDHYICTRGDRDYPLMESLKYWRYRMYLLPTDNLAMKKIIEYGSQRCDIYTDLAVDNTKRQVEDFMRFMEVHINKLKRQRIHDSPTAQSHLTRRRHSTSIISRPQPNQGLVNSPFRERVGSNRLPEKRPSFISKPVMKVDRGRISPAADAAAIALNNDLSHKEDQDDGFASEVKLRPNSDLNEILEAMKHPITGVAFFTQTPNLPCYTFVSHEALLWLKSRLDNNKNPLDILEAMRREKMICHASGDLDRQIIPGFYLYFIVQQEKPIKEVPKPLLDLSAFENEWMEIELQGCNHLWTDETKIPNIPTFLREIPSAQSWADYSQNKKIYRHSHLEINVNQKSERMEWGHVKYHTVMQPGYAFEIVVEWVTASGPIVGDLIWSWTRKANHCNYELISVPADPMAEPFTEKSDPLRGPIFIPLSEKFLNGKSVMFAEFAEESRADRMLLFQEAILARFGFLPCVIEKKYSFNKDVPKEYQYVHCSGHMFVLIRCSKNNYQFESPSRQEANVTRCVYGHTNNTNVPKKVGFLWAWNHMIPNKKWKSLVIKNSQDGELFQLKMLKDFRDFCSDADERLTKFWEHCHELKRKSLKMDNIVEGKVK from the exons ATGAAACACTACAAATTAAATACACATCAAAAGTCCTACAGCG ATGCGGATTTGCTGATTAATCAAAAGGAGCATCCTGACACAAAAATAGGGGATGTGGTCGAGGTTTATGACCGCGAAGATGAAAATTCTAGATTATTATTGCAAATTACCAAATTTAACGATCTTCGCCGTGACGAAATTAGCATTGAGGCAGGCATTGCTACTCAGTTCAATTTAAGAAAGTTTGCCTATGTTTTTATGCGACGAGTGAATGCAAGTGATGTAGCTCTTGATTCAATTGAAATTGCGTTTAAAGATCAATATATGGGAAGATCCGAAATGTGGCGTTTGAAAACATATTTG ACGGACACttgtgtttatataaataaaaaaatcgaaaatattgaaatgcaaATTCGTTGTCAAGTTTATGAGATGTGGGCTCAAGGTGAACGCGTTTCCTGTGGAGTAATAACGGAAGAAACAAAGATTGTATTCCGCAGTAGTACTTCAATGGTATACttgtttttgcaaatgtcatCAGAAATGTGGGATTTCGACATACACGGCGATTTATATTTCGAAAAGGCGGTTAACGGGTTCCTTACTGAACTATTTCATAAGTGGAAGAAATTGGGCTGCAATCACGAAGTGACGATTGTATTGTTTTCTCGTACATTTTATGCTGCGAAATCACTTGACGAGTTTCCAGATCATATGCGCGATTGCCTTCAATTGGATTATAAAGGCCGTTATTATGAGGATTTTTATCGTGTTGCTATTCAAAATGAACGCAATGAAGATTGGTGCACTGTATTGACACAGTTACGCAAACTTTTTACATCATACGAATCAACGGTGCTGCGTTATCATGAGCGTGAGGGTGTATCCATTCCCGCAGCTACTAATTCCACAGCGGCTCAAGGAAACTTCCTGGAAGTattgaatatttcattaaacACTTTCGAGAAACACTATCTGGATAGGACATTTGACCGAACGGGTCAACTGTCTGTCGTTATCACACCTGGTGTTGGGGTATTTGAAGTCGACAGAGAACTTACGAATATTACTAAGCAGCGG ATAATTGATAATGGCGTTGGTAGCGATTTAGTATGTGTAGGAGAGCAACCTTTACACGCTGTtccacttttaaaatttcacaacaaGGACACTTCTCTAACCTCAGCAGATGATTATTCACTCCCACATTGGATAAATTTGAGCTTTTactcaacaaacaaaaaagtggcATACTCAAATTTTATACCGCGCATTAAATTACCACCAATTGTTGCAAATATCACATTAAATAAGGAAAACAGA gaaagtgaaaaacattttttgagttgCAACCAAtctgaatatatacataattcatTGTTTGATTATGATGCCTATGATGAGCAAATATTTCAGCCTCCACCAGCTCAAAGCACTTG TTCGTTGCAGCGAGTTATACGTGCTAAAAAGACTTCCGTACCTAGCTTTGAGACGTCAGCCTACCGAAACCATGATTGGGAGAATTTAACACCTACCAAAATTCCAAACTTGCGACGTAAAATGTCTGATCCAGATATATATCATGGTACATCAGGAATGCTAGCTGCTTtg ACTGATTCGCCCAACTTGTCTGAATCATTAGCTTCTGATAAGAATTCACGACGTTCTATTGTTTCAATTGCGCCTATCGTTCGCCCGGGGCGGGCATTAATCAACCCATTCGATCCATCTCACGTTACAATAAAACTCACTTCGAATCGTCGACGCTGGACGCACATATTCCCAAAG ggACCTACCGGTGTTCTAATACAACAACATCATTACCAAGCCGTACCTGCCAAACCCCACAATTTAAGCTAcagtaatattattaataacgaTAATGAATACGCTTCAGGATTTAGCACATTTGATTATGATCACACATTCACATGTTCTTCGTTAAACAAATCCTTTACATCAAGCAATGATTGCGATAAAAATGAAT TTCtcaaaaaacgaaataattcACTCTTGAACAATAGCCCAAATAATGTGACAACAGGCGCAGCAGTACCCACAAAAAGTTTCTTATGGGGCGCGACGGGAGAGCAGGAATGGACACCAGCTATAACAACAG GTGTGGATTGGAAATCGCTAACCATACCGGCTTGTTTGCCAATCACAACCGATTATTTCCcagataaacgttctctgcatAATGATTATGTTATATCTGATTATACGCTTCTGCCTGACGATGTAAATTTCGATTATGCTAATAGTAGAGCGGTGTATCGTAAACCTCTTTCTACGGAGGAGGTCTTTCGGGAGATTGTGTCCCAACGATTGGCGCAAGGCTTTCAGCTAATTGTGCTCGAGGAGAAGAATACCCAACCAGCACAGGCGCCATGCTGTGGCGGCTACAAACAACAGAAGCCATCTTCCGTTTTAGGAATTATTGCACCGACTGAAGTGATGAAGGAGTATTTGCTCTCTATTGGTCGAATATTTCACCGAATAACATTGATTGGATCCGTGATAACAGTCACTGGTTATCGGCCAAG acatcCTTATCCTCCCATTAACGTTGACTACCGTTATCGTTTTCATGCACCCCAACACGAGACTTATGAAATATCAGGTGTTAATTTTACGacggaaaaattagaaaatttcaatTGGAACTATATGGATCATTATATTTGTACGCGCGGTGACCGAGACTATCCTTTGATGGAG AGTCTGAAATATTGGCGTTACCGTATGTATTTACTACCCACTGATAACTTAGcgatgaaaaaaatcattgaatATGGAAGTCAACGCTGTGATATCTATACAGATCTAGCTGTGGACAATACAAAGAGACAGGTCGAAGACTTCATGCGTTTTATGGAAGTGCATATAAACAAACTGAAACGGCAGCGAATCCAT GATAGCCCCACCGCACAAAGTCATTTAACACGACGACGTCACAGTACCAGCATTATTTCCAGACCTCAACCCAACCAG GGACTGGTGAATTCGCCCTTTCGTGAACGTGTTGGAAGCAATCGCCTACCGGAAAAACGACCAAG CTTTATCTCGAAACCTGTGATGAAAGTCGATCGTGGTCGCATATCGCCCGCGGCAGATGCAGCTGCAATAGcattaaataatgatttaagccACAAAGAGGATCAGGATGATGG ctTTGCGTCGGAGGTAAAATTACGCCCGAACTCCGACTTGAATGAAATCCTTGAAGCGATGAAGCATCCCATAACCGGTGTAGCTTTCTTCACTCAGACTCCTAACTTACCATGCTACACCTTTGTTTCACATGAGGCCTTGCTTTGGCTCAAGTCACGTttggacaacaacaaaaatccaTTAGACATATTAGAAGCCATGCGAAG AGAGAAAATGATTTGTCACGCTTCGGGAGATTTGGATAGGCAAATTATACCTGGgttttatctatattttataGTGCAACAAGAAAAACCGATAAAAG AGGTACCTAAACCTCTTTTGGATTTAAGTGCTTTTGAGAATGAGTGGATGGAGATCGAATTACAGGGGTGTAACCATTTGTGGACTGATGAAACGAAGATTCCGAATATACCTACATTCTTGCGAGAAATACCTTCTGCACAATCTTGGGCAGATTATAGCCAAAATA AAAAAATATACCGTCATTCCCATTTGGAAATCAATGTCAATCAAAAGAGCGAGCGTATGGAATGGGGTCATGTCAAGTATCATACTGTTATGCAACCCGGGTATGCTTTTGAAATAGTGGTTGAGTGGGTCACGGCATCCGGACCGATTGTGGGAGATTTG atttggaGCTGGACACGTAAAGCGAATCATTGCAATTATGAATTGATATCAGTTCCTGCTGATCCGATGGCAGAACCATTTACAGAAAAATCTGATCCACTCCGTGGTCCCATTTTCATACCGTTATCGGAGAAATTTTTAAACGGCAAGAGTGTTATGTTCGCCG AATTCGCTGAAGAGAGTAGAGCTGATCGTATGTTAttatttcaagaagctattctTGCAAGGTTCGGTTTTTTGCCATGTGTGATAGAAAAAAAGTATTCGTTTAACAAAGAT GTGCCTAAGGAATACCAATATGTACATTGTTCCGGACACATGTTTGTGCTTATTCg ttgttcaaaaaataactaTCAATTTGAGTCTCCGAGTCGACAAGAAGCGAACGTTACCCGATGTGTGTATGGGCACACAAATAATACTAATGTACCAAAGAAG gTTGGATTTTTATGGGCCTGGAATCACATGATTCCCAATAAGAAGTGGAAATCATTGGTAATTAAAAATTCGCAAGACGGTGAgctttttcaattgaaaatgcttaaagattttcgtgatttttgTTCGGATGCTGATGAGCGACTCACTAAATTCTGGGAACATTGCCATGAATTGAAgcgaaaatctttaaaaatggaTAATATTGTCGAAGGAAAGGTTAAATAG